The Rhodothermales bacterium genomic sequence ATCCCGACCTTCCGACGGTGATCGCAACGGCAACTTTCCCCATCCGGCCGATCTGGAAACCTTCAGTCTCAGCCGCTTCGCTCTTTGAGCAGCTCCCAGTCCCAGAACCAGTACGCGAGCGCTTTCCATTCGCCCCACCGTGCAAACGCAGACTCGACCTCCTCTTTACCGACCGGCTCTCCGTCGTACCATTCCGTGGATACCAGCTTCAGCGCCCAGGAATCGACCGGCAGGTAATCGTAGCGACCCAGTAGCATCAGGAGTGTCGCTGCAGCGTACGGCCCCACACCCTTCAGCGACAACAGCTGCTTACGCAGCTCTGGCGTGGGCAGATCGGATTCTCTGATGGCGTCGAGGTCAATTGACCCCGAAGCCACACCTTCGGCGAGCGCAGACACGTAGGGCGCCCGGTACCCGAGACCTGTTTCCTTGCGAAGTTCATCCGGACTTGCCGCTGCCAGCCGTTCCGGTGACGGGAACGCCTTGAGGTGGTCATCACCCGCGATGGCGACGCCGTACAGGTTGACCAGTCTGGACACCATTCGAATGGTGCCTGCCCACGTCGTATTTGTTGTGAGGATCGTCTTGACGACGTCCTCGAAGAACGTCGCGGAGCGAAGCATGCGGCCCCAGCCCTCCTTCGGTATGCGTGAGAGTTTGGGTTCGGCACGAGCGGCCCTGTAGAATGTTCGAAACTCCTGGTCCAGCCCAAGCATCCAGCTGAGGCTTGCCTCAACCCGCGCCCGCTGCCGACTTCCAAGTCTCGCCGCGGTGGAGACCGCCAGACCGCGCTTCTGCTCGGTGACGGAGACCATTACCGCCACGTCGGACGAGAGTCCGATGACGCAGGAAAGACCCGACGGCTCCAGTATCTGGAACGGATCGAGCTGCGACCAGCCGTGCGACTGGACAACCGCGTCCAGTGAATAGCCGGACGGTGCTTTCAACATCCATTTCATGTCGGTCCCCAGATGGAGTCACACCGTTACGCAGTGCAACGTGCACGCATTATCGGGATCAGAGGATGGAGTCGCTACCGGCAGAACAAAAAAGTCGAGTCTCTATTCTCTCTGGATCACCAACTGTTTGAGGTCTCCGTATGATTGCCTGCCTGATGGGACTTCGGCATCGGCCCGCGTGAATATCAATGTCGCAGCAGTGCGGGCTGGCGGTCGCCGCGTCCAATTGATGAAGAGCGGCCCGCGATGCGAACCGTCTGGCCGTTGTACGTGTATGATGGCGCTCAATCGCCCCGGCGTCAATAACGAAGTTGTATTCAGAATGGTCTTCTCAGCATTCTCGTCGCTTGCTCACACGGTCGTGCAACGTGTAGATGGCAACTCTCGCTTTCGACATGTTCGTCGTGTTCTCATCGGTGTGGCGTCTGCGCTCTGGTTCGCCGTCCCGTGCTTTGCACAGGTGAACATCGAGCAGCATCGATCCGCGGACGAGGGCACGACCGTTGCGTTGGACGCGTCGGTGTCAGTAAGATCGGGGAATTCTGAT encodes the following:
- a CDS encoding endonuclease III domain-containing protein, whose protein sequence is MLKAPSGYSLDAVVQSHGWSQLDPFQILEPSGLSCVIGLSSDVAVMVSVTEQKRGLAVSTAARLGSRQRARVEASLSWMLGLDQEFRTFYRAARAEPKLSRIPKEGWGRMLRSATFFEDVVKTILTTNTTWAGTIRMVSRLVNLYGVAIAGDDHLKAFPSPERLAAASPDELRKETGLGYRAPYVSALAEGVASGSIDLDAIRESDLPTPELRKQLLSLKGVGPYAAATLLMLLGRYDYLPVDSWALKLVSTEWYDGEPVGKEEVESAFARWGEWKALAYWFWDWELLKERSG